The following coding sequences lie in one Cotesia glomerata isolate CgM1 linkage group LG5, MPM_Cglom_v2.3, whole genome shotgun sequence genomic window:
- the LOC123265455 gene encoding nuclear transcription factor Y subunit B-4: MDNSGESGDDTNPQPTSYYTGSGMPANYVGVPSDDLEDDPENTDDSNHGGGDPLHGGGSGGPSGPLREQDRFLPIANVAKIMKKAIPEAGKIAKDARECVQECVSEFISFITSEASDRCFMEKRKTINGEDILFAMTTLGFDNYVEPLKIYLQKYREATKGDNPQGSSTPSGNGKTDASNLTLYDEQVYIPNASETVVYTYAGTDQMQFPLP; this comes from the exons ATGGATAACAGCGGAGAAAGTGGAGATGATACTAACCCTCAACCAACATCATACTACACTGGCAGTGGAATGCCTGCTAATTATGTCGGAGTTCCGTCAGACGATCTTGAag aTGATCCAGAGAATACTGATGACTCAAATCACGGCGGAGGTGACCCATTGCACGGAGGAGGAAGTGGTGGACCATCTGGTCCACTGCGTGAGCAAGACCGTTTCTTACCAATAGCAAATGTagctaaaataatgaaaaaagcGATCCCTGAAGCCGGAAAGATTGCAAAAGACGCACGTGAGTGTGTACAAGAGTGTGTTtctgagtttatatcttttatTACATCAGAAGCTAGCGATCGATGTTTTATGGAAAAACGTAAAACAATAAACGGTGAAGATATTTTATTCGCCATGACAACACTGGGCTTCGATAATTATGTAGAGccgctaaaaatttatctacaaAAATATCGAGAAGCTACCAAAGGTGATAATCCTCAAGGTTCAAGTACACCTTCTGGTAATGGCAAGACTGATGCATCTAATTTAACGCTTTATGATGAACAAGTATATATTCCAAATGCATCAGAAACTGTTGTCTACACCTACGCAGGGACGGATCAAATGCAATTTCCACTTCCTTGA